From Halotia branconii CENA392, the proteins below share one genomic window:
- a CDS encoding IS701 family transposase yields the protein MDVELQILKHLSRDAHPTVALIDEYCAEYKDLFKEVRNYECFKYLHLGIISTIKRKSLPEIAKVVSINSAQSLHHFIAYSDWSVKKLKSRRLNKLKRALNDQAITVVIDETGDRKKGKKTDYVARQYLGSVGKIDNGIVTVNAYGVYDNITFPLSFKVFKPKGTLKEGDKYKTKIELASEIITELISEGFNIELVLADSLYGESSEFIRKLNEYELAYVVAIRNNHGVWLPANQSVRANKWCKFKRTFSNQKSETRYIREIIYGKKRTITYWEITTDPETMPENSTSFVMTNLQGNLKKILGDLYGLRTWVEYGFRQCKQELGWTDYRFTNFQHIQRWWEIIFCVYTMISLSSPPFLSLNQAPQIETEVQNSVCIDCVDFSNHKQWNHDYGWKNTLNNLRLIVQPLLLFWLIYPWLDVFPNSDLLLGFNHLICTMNQFKPFFSSG from the coding sequence ATGGATGTAGAATTACAAATCCTGAAACATTTGTCGAGAGATGCCCACCCAACAGTTGCGCTCATAGATGAATATTGTGCAGAGTATAAAGACCTGTTCAAAGAGGTAAGAAATTATGAATGCTTTAAATATTTACATTTGGGGATAATATCAACGATAAAAAGAAAATCGTTACCAGAAATAGCTAAAGTAGTAAGTATAAACTCTGCTCAGTCATTACATCATTTTATAGCCTATTCAGATTGGTCAGTAAAGAAATTAAAGAGCCGAAGATTAAATAAATTAAAGAGAGCGTTAAACGATCAGGCGATAACCGTAGTAATAGATGAAACAGGAGACAGGAAAAAAGGTAAAAAGACAGATTATGTGGCTAGACAATATTTAGGGAGCGTAGGAAAAATAGATAATGGAATAGTGACAGTCAATGCTTATGGAGTTTATGACAATATAACATTTCCCTTAAGTTTCAAAGTATTCAAACCAAAGGGGACTTTAAAAGAAGGAGATAAATATAAAACTAAAATAGAATTAGCGTCAGAAATTATTACAGAATTAATTAGTGAAGGCTTTAATATTGAGTTGGTACTGGCGGATAGTTTATATGGTGAGAGTAGCGAATTCATCAGAAAATTGAATGAATATGAATTAGCTTATGTTGTGGCAATAAGAAATAATCACGGAGTCTGGCTACCAGCCAACCAGAGCGTTAGAGCGAATAAGTGGTGTAAATTTAAAAGAACATTTAGCAATCAAAAATCAGAGACTAGATATATTCGAGAAATAATTTATGGAAAAAAAAGAACCATAACTTATTGGGAAATAACTACTGACCCAGAAACCATGCCGGAAAATTCTACTTCTTTCGTGATGACAAATCTTCAAGGTAACTTGAAGAAGATTTTAGGCGACTTATATGGATTAAGAACCTGGGTTGAATATGGTTTTCGGCAGTGTAAACAGGAACTGGGCTGGACAGATTACAGGTTTACAAATTTCCAACATATTCAGAGATGGTGGGAGATTATTTTTTGTGTCTACACAATGATTAGTTTAAGTTCTCCACCTTTCTTATCCTTAAATCAAGCTCCTCAAATTGAAACAGAGGTACAAAACAGTGTTTGTATTGATTGTGTAGATTTTTCTAATCATAAACAATGGAATCATGATTATGGATGGAAGAATACTTTAAATAATCTTCGCTTAATTGTTCAACCTCTCTTATTATTTTGGTTGATTTATCCCTGGCTAGATGTTTTTCCCAATTCCGATTTATTGCTTGGATTTAATCACCTAATTTGTACAATGAACCAATTTAAACCTTTTTTCTCTTCTGGATAA